A single Plasmodium knowlesi strain H genome assembly, chromosome: 13 DNA region contains:
- a CDS encoding glycerophosphodiester phosphodiesterase, putative, with protein sequence MGIRKDKLILVATILHLLKISVIQMTTIVGHRGCGTSEAGGTSPYPENSLYSFKKALDENIDGVELDVWLTKDKEVVVIHGTEDGLLGHTLLYDEDSKQKHIEELTAEEIQNYHFKEPWIITKGRQFYQQGSTTSDVSSVETENVASDHAEGEGIIGHNDKNVFSCNSGHYQGENSHALHLKTPVKNGQTNTKFATLSKEEKERKSIEYAEYKQPYINMNENDQLEKMFDENSLQNLFAKEETESEFHQLPTEGRNAPMDDQLLEEEFINSIKCNFCKNLYTDYVRKKKYNLSKKKKLFIFLSKFYHVPLLKDILNLYKEKLSYDIELKGTNEDLGFHLLDILENYKNYKIKFSSFSWVLNNGEMEKESEEKKKEEISNDTCGHPENQKQIDLLRAVRNNRLNIPVAMLFSDDEVMPNFVSILSTMKFYNAEWAHFSYRSLKQPVIMHGNKGEQVVTPPNDIFQMLRNNNKKMMIYWGTEDKDEYEDHLFYIKMGVDSICPNNIDIARQARLDAYSA encoded by the coding sequence atgGGTATTCGCAAGGATAAGTTAATTTTGGTCGCCACCATTTTACACCTCCTTAAAATTTCTGTTATCCAAATGACTACAATAGTTGGTCATCGGGGTTGTGGAACCAGTGAAGCAGGGGGGACTTCCCCCTACCCGGAAAATTCACTGTACTCATTTAAGAAAGCACTGGATGAAAATATTGATGGAGTTGAATTAGATGTATGGCTAACCAAGGATAAGGAAGTTGTGGTTATCCACGGCACGGAGGATGGGTTGCTAGGCCATACCTTACTGTACGATGAAGATTCAAAACAAAAACACATAGAAGAATTAACAGCTGAGGAAATCCAGAACTATCATTTTAAAGAGCCTTGGATCATAACCAAAGGTAGGCAATTTTATCAGCAGGGTTCCACGACGTCAGATGTATCCAGTGTCGAAACGGAAAACGTGGCAAGTGACCATGCGGAGGGAGAAGGCATAATTGGACACAACGATAAAAACGTATTCAGTTGCAACAGTGGGCATTACCAAGGTGAGAATTCCCACGCACTTCATCTAAAAACCCCCGTGAAAAATGGACAGACAAATACAAAATTCGCTACCCtcagtaaagaagaaaaggaaagaaaaagcatcGAGTACGCAGAATATAAACAGCCCTACATAAATATGAATGAAAATGAtcagttggaaaaaatgtttgacGAAAATTCCTTGCAGAAtttgtttgcaaaagaagaaacggaAAGCGAATTCCACCAATTGCCTACAGAAGGAAGGAACGCTCCAATGGATGACCAACTCCTagaagaagaatttattaattccataaaatgcaatttttgtaaaaatcttTACACAGACtatgtaaggaaaaaaaaatataacttgagcaaaaaaaaaaagctgttcatatttttatcaaaattttatcatgTACCCCTTCTAAAAGATATACTTAATTTgtacaaagaaaaattatcatatGACATTGAGCTGAAGGGAACAAATGAAGATTTGGGGTTCCACTTATTGGACATTCTGGAGAATTACAAAAactataaaataaaatttagcTCATTCAGTTGGGTACTAAATAAtggagaaatggaaaaagaaagtgaagagaaaaaaaaagaggaaatttcTAATGACACTTGTGGCCACCCTGAAAATCAAAAACAAATTGATTTATTAAGAGCTGTTCGAAATAACAGATTGAATATCCCTGTTGCTATGCTTTTTTCTGACGATGAAGTGATGCCAAATtttgtttccattttatccACCATGAAATTCTATAATGCTGAGTGGGCACACTTTTCCTATAGATCCCTCAAACAACCAGTCATCATGCATGGAAATAAAGGAGAACAAGTCGTTACTCCTCCCAATGACATCTTCCAGATGCTacgtaataataataaaaaaatgatgatttATTGGGGCACTGAGGATAAGGACGAATACGAAGACCATTTGTTTTACATAAAGATGGGTGTCGACTCTATATGCCCCAATAATATAGACATTGCTAGACAGGCCCGTTTGGACGCTTACTCAGCGTGA